TATGCGGGTGATTTGGACAAGCGTAGATCAATTACTGGTTATGTTTTCACTATTGCAaatgcaccagttagttggaagtctactttgcagtcaacggttgctttgtctactactgaggcagagtacatggcaattacggaggctgtaaaggaggcaatttggcttcaagggTTGCTTAGAGATCTTGGTATTGGTCAAGAAAACATCACACTATTTTGTGATAATCAGAGTGCTATCCAATTagcaaagaaccaagtttatcatgcaaggacgaagcacattgatgttcgatatcactttgtacgagatattatagaagaaggtggagtcatgaTGGTGCAGAAAATTCGGACTACAGACAACCCTGCCGatatgctaacaaaagtagtgactgcgatcaagttttaacattgtttgaacttgatcaacattgttgaactttgaagattGGAGTTGAAGACACAATCAAAATTTATCAGTAAGAGAAAATTGCAAAAGTGGAatcttgccaaggtggagatttgttgaattttgacaagattaatgtgaactagtgtgaacatttgaagcctccttttaggaagaaattggtagatgcatttttcatgcatttacattgcatgttcacacttaatatgatgtcatgcatgacattattaaggccatttctcttctataaatagcaagggttttgttcatttgtaaacatctctcacttgccttcttatctcctaaggcatttgaatcttctttctctcttgtagtatttcacttgtatttttggagtgaaataaatttgagctgattgtgtccgaggactaggcaaaaaatcaaattttgccgaacctcgttaatttctggtgttcattttattattgtctcatttactatttattagctacctttagatatagtagttgtgatttaatcactctctatatatttggcttccgcaacagcAATAACTTAATTCACGGGGTTTTACCTGAGCTTTGTTGAGGCCTGTGAAGGAGAACATTCCAATCTGCTTCAGAATGTATGACCAGTCCTTTCCACTTTTATCCTTGGCGGAGAGGCTATCATATAGCTTCTGTCTCACACTCTTTATCCTTCCTGCCATCATTTCCATCTCTTGTTTCCATTCATCAAAGAACTCAGGAATTCCAACGACATTGGCAACAATTCTAGCACCGTGAATGGGGGGATTTGAGTACATTGGTCGAGCAAGCCTTTTTAGCTGGCTTTTCACCCTGTAAGTTAGTAGATATGCATCCATTAACAGAAGAAAAGTTATATTGGTTCAACCACATAAAATCCAAAGGAGATTAAAGCATCTCATCTTGCTATATTGTATAACAAATCATACACGGAAAGAACTGCACATGCATAACATAAATAAATGGCATCATACATTAACCAAAATCTTCAGTGCAACATCATTTTACCAATACAGAGGAGAAATATGTAGATTATTAGTGCTGGCCGTTGTACCTTGTCGCTGCATCAGCAGATGAGCAAAGAACATTAATAGCTCCAATCCTTTCTCCATACAGACCCAGATTTTTACTATATGATTGAGCAACCAAAAGCTCCATGCCACGTGCAGCAAACAATCTCACAGATGAGGCATCTTCATCAAGGCTGCCGCTTGCGAATCCCTGCAGTGCAGCGTGTAGACAGATGAGGCATCTCGATTATTATAGTATACAGCTATTCAATCCAATTCTCTGGACAGAAATGACTTCAGATGATCTTGTTCTAATAATTTCACTGAAAAATCAGTAAATTTCATTGATAAAAACCAAGACGGTGTAAAAAAATATGGACAAAGTAACACATGTGGCTTAACCACCAACATCAATCAAATTCGCTCATCTATCAATACAACAATGTATAGTCTCCACACACCAAAAGACAAATGAAATACGAGAGATCTTTCACTATTTTGAAACCATCTCCTATATCTTTCATTCTTTTCACACACGCACACACAGCCATCAAAACTTCTAAGAAACTTGGAATTCTACAACTTCACCAAATGAAAATAATTGGGTTTAGCACAGATTACCTGGTAGGCAACATCAAAAAATGGAATGTGGTTCTTCTCCTGAATTACATCAGCAATCTTTTCCCATTGTTCAATTGTGGGATCAATACCAGTTGGGTTGTGTGCACAGCCATGGAGCAAGATGAATGATCCTTCAGGAGCAGCCTATAAACAAGTAGTTTCATTAAACTATGTCAATGACTTACACAAAAGCTGGAAGGAAAAAGCCTTTTCCATCAGACTCTGTTTTTAGACGTGGGGAGAGAGCAAGGCGGGCAAACAAGACTGCACATACACATATATCAGACATAGGAGAGACATCCAGTACTGGATAATCCTATTTTCTTCGTGAGAAAATGTTGAAAATAGAAATCGACATTCACAACCGACATAGGAACTAAAGATCTAAAAGGAAAGAGTGCAGCCTATTTTTAGCATATTCCATCCTCACAAGAAAAAATATATTATCAAACTTGTTCTGTCAATTCCTTTcacatcccaaaacataacaaactTTCTCTAAGTGTGAGCACCAAGTTCCTCTGATTTTCATTTTCAGAAATATGACTGCTCACACTGAAAGAACCAAGTCACTCCTACcaaaaaatagaaagagaagaAAAGCAACACACAAGTCATTGCCATTTGCCAAGGGCGCAAATTGTCCATGTTTAGCAGAGACAGGATCGATGCAAAAATGGGAAGGAAGAGCAGGAAACAGAAAAAGCATTTGGGAGATACAATGCTATCCTAGAATGAATAACGCATCTCTCCTTCAACGACTGAAAGTCAAAGCATGTCCCACATGCAAAGGCACCATCAATGGACTTGTGGAGAAAGGAAAAAGACACTGCTCACTGCTGCTTTACAATTTCAACCACAAAGATTACAAAAGTGAGGAAGATAATAACCTTTATATCTTCTATCATCCCAGCAAAATCTAGACCAACTGTTTTGGGATCATAATATCGATATTCAGACCAAGGCACCCTGGCATCATTGAAAATGTTCTTATGATTTCCTGCAAAACATAACTGCAAAAATCAGTATTATGAGATTCAACCAAATTAATCCAAAGCACTATATACGTACCCCAGGTTGGAGATGATATCAAAACCTTAGAGCCAGGGAAGTAACGCTCTATCAGTGCTGCAGCAATACGCAATGACCCAGTTCCTGATAGACCTTGAATAGTAGCCACCTGATCAAGAAACATACAATGCCATTCAATCCGTGGAAACTGAATCTACAAGTTTGTTCCAGGATACTTTTTTGCTAAGAGTTAAAAACCAAAATACTTACCCTTTGTTGCTGAATCACTGGATTATCTGCTCCAAACAATAACTCTGCTGTGACTTTGTTGAATGCAGCCAAACCTTCTATTGGAAGATACTATATATTCATGGACAAAAAATAAGTAAGAAATGGCACCAAGAGACACTAATAGGCCAAAAGATGAATTTAGTATATCAAGTACCTCTTTGTTGTCACCTCTCTCTAGCATAAGGTTTTCTGCCTACAGAAAAGTAATTTCCTCATCATTCAGATGCAAAACTATAGAAAGTTATTACTATGTTTAATGACGAACACATGGGAACAAGGTTAAGTGACTCTTAGTTTACAAACTACGTTGAGCATAAACAAGAGACCGAGGACTTACTTTTTTAACAACATTGAGGACATAGGGTTGAAGATCTTCTGTGCGGTAAGCTCCAACTCCAAGGTTAAGCTTCAGTTCATTTGTATCAGCCTTGAATGCTTCAGAAACTCCAAGAATGGGGTCAGGAGGAGCCATTGTTATTCCCTCAAATCGAGAGACGTTCACAGAAACAGCCATAGTAGTCCGACCATTTGactataaaaaaagaaaaagagaaaaaagtaaaaatttaagATAAGATCACAATTCCCAAATTTagaaaataatatcaatgtatcaTCTTTGGTTCATGCTCCTCCCTCCCCGAGGGTTTGGATCTTTTTGCAATATAAATTGAGCAATCTGTCCGAGCTCGTTGTCTTTGCCTTTCTCTTCTGGGCTTTTTTCTAAGGATCTGGTGAGTAGGAGGACTAATTAAAGCCTTTGAGCACATTAAACAGCTCGATGTAGATTACAAAAAGTAGAAACATAGATATTAAAGAGCCCTGTTGAATTGAATGTTATAAAACCCAAAATGCTGTACAAACTGAGGCATAATTTTTGCTTTATAAAGTGATCTGAAGCACAATTTTTTTATAAACCAATACCATAATTGAAGATGAGAATGTTAGCACTGAAGGGGGACAAGAAAGAATTATCTTTACTAATAACATTTTGACTCAAAACAATGGTAGAATTAGACCCCTATAACTCTGATATTACAAATAGAAGTACCAAGAAGATCTTGAGCCACATTTTAGCAAATGGCAAAGTTCAAACAAGTTATTTACTAGTACTATTTTATTCAGAAAAGAACTGATGTAACTTAAATGTCATGTTTTTCGTTCTAAAATGTGCCAATTGATGTCTAAATTCCTAAACGCCATAAAACCCCAATCATTGATACTAGCAAAAGTTTAACAGGCCTCACTGTTATACTTCTAATAAACTGAACGGAACCATCTATCACCTTTCTAGTTAGTAAAATACCCTACGTTAAACTGCAACTTTATAAAATAATTCTATATTAATATCATCCCTCTCAAGAAACCAGTACTGGCAAAACGCCGTTTTTGAATTTCAGTATATggataataaaatcaattctgtAAGTTGGTTAGGTAATCACTTATATTCATTACTCCAACCAGATTTTTATAATTAGAAGTGCCGAAAGAATAATAAGTTCTGGAGTTGATTTACGGAGCATGATTGGATCATCCTATATCATACACCAAAAGCAAGAAACACATGTTCATTTGTATGCAAATCATTCCATCCCCACCATTATTCCCAATTaaactcttctcttctcttctatACTCTAAAGGACAGAACCTACAGGGAGTTGCTCTATATCAGTAGAGCTATTACCTCTCACCAAATGTACACAAACAACACAAAAATCCTACCTTTGCCTTCGCGAAGTCTTTCCCGAAAAAGGCACTTTGGCTAGTAGTCCCCAGCTTTAGCTTTGACTGTTCAAACACAAACAACAGCATGAATCCACCTCATTAGGAACAGTCTAAGATAGGGCAAATTTCCAAATAATGTAATTCACAATGAAATTACCTTGAGATTATCTTGCAAGGAAAATGAAGCTGATGGAGCGGCAGAAGCTAGAGAGAACATTGTGGAAGCCATCTGGAATTTAACGGAACAAAATGCTAATCATTAACCTATAaaatatgctaatcattaatcaGCTTAATTCTGAGCCAATTCAGTTGAGATTTAAACTAAGATGACTAAAGAACTACGCTTGCCCTAAGGATCTAAACAGATTCAAACTTGAATTAATGAAATAAAAGAACCTTGCCTTATTAGCTGGAgtacatgtgtactctttttcatTAGTAAAAGGCAGATTAAGCCACAAAAATAAAAaactttttttcttccttttctacTAAATGCCTGGTAAGGTCTGACTTTGTCTTCGGATCATAAAAAAAGTAACAGAGTAAAATGAATccaactttaaaatttcaactaGATAATCACTAGAAGTGTTCAAACTTATCCATATAACAGCTGTGTTCAATAACCAAGAAAAAATGCGTAATTCAGGAATtaaacatcaaatgaagctacCAGGATACGAAAGATAATTACAAATTTCATGTAAGATCAAAACCAGAAAGTACCAAACATAagaaaacacacaaaaaaaagaagaCACAAGCAGGTAGAAATAGATAGAGAATTGCTCAAACTTATGTATGACTGAGTGTCAGGGCACACTATGTATCAAAATCGAAATTCAAGTAAAATTCAACGGGAAAATGTGAAATCAAGCTAATATAATAACAAGATTCGAGGATTCATATAAGATCAAATCAGAAAGCACAAAAAGATACAAACCAAATTAATCAGCCACTTAAAGATTGGGAACACAGAAAGAAACAAGAGTTGCCTTACAGCTCAGGAAGAAGAGAAAAATGGGGAGGCTTTGGTTTTACAGGAAAGCGAAGAGAAAGGGAAGGACTGATCGATGAAAACGAGGATCTAACCTTCAGATGTTCTTCCTTCTTCAATCTTGTTAGTAATAAAATGTAGTTACAATTTATGTGAACTATGTTTCACTactaagttttaaaaaaaataatgattTTTGTAATTTGTGATAGTAAACAATTAAAAATCGCAAGTGCCAGAggatttgtgtgattataaaaaatTTTCGtacaattgtaagtttaagcaaaattattttcaaatttaaaaattggtcattctttttggaacggaccaaaaaataAATAGGTTCCTCCGTAATATTTTATTACTTCTTTAATTCAATAAATAATGGAGTATTGgtgattcctttttttttttttttttttgagaaatgATATTTCATTGTTGAGAAAGGTTTATTAGTTTTATGAATAAATAATTCGAATTTTTTTTTACTGTGACAAACAAGTACAAATTTTGACTATGGAGTATGAAATACCAATTTAACTAAAAAATGATTAAATAGGATTTTGTGATTGCTTAATCAACCATTTTTATTGACAATTACTTACTCAATAttaaaatatattataaaaataaatcgcTTTTCAAGAGAAATTTTTCAGCATAGTTTGTAAATGATTTCCAATTTTTACAAGCTATTTTtgtttttcttaatttttatATATGAGAAGGATAATAAGAGTGGATGAAGAAATTAAGTTAGTGTTCTATTTTGTTCTACGTAGAATTATTGAGAAATAaatcaaattttattttcttctacTTGTGTCTTGAACTTACTCGTATTATTAAAcgcctaaatttttttatttttcttttccccATCCATGGAGTTAATATACTTATGTAAATCTTTAGTATTTTAAGTTACTTAATATAATGTAGAATTTAATTCGGATGCTTTGACCTTGATAAAATAATACCCCTAATTGACCCTATATAATCGCTCTGTTTTGATTTGCTGAAATAAAAATTACTCCTATATTATATTCAAACTTAACCTTATTACCTTTCCTCAAAAGATTAAAATAATTATTAGTTTTTCATATGTACAATAGATCCTTGTGATTCGGTCCTTCTCCGGGCTCCGCACATAGCAGAAATTTAGTGCACTGGACTGCCCTCGTATGAATTTAATTTTAGATGATTAGATTTAAAAGTAGTGTTAAAGAAAGCTACTCCTATCAAAACAAtttgtttttatttcattttattgCATGATCCATCAAATTATAAGCTCACATTTTTCAAAAGCACGTCGTTTATTTGAAGAGAAAAATTGAAAACCATatataaagtaaaataataaaaaaagataGGGAAAGAAGGAAAATTGGGGAGGAACAAGTTCACATGATGTAAATGGGAATCTTTTTGGTGATTGAAGGAGAGTGGAGAGGATCAGTGGATCTGAAGTAGGACACTTGGCTCATAGTTTATGGCATGACTTTTGAATTCTTTGCACTAATGtctctattaaattaaatggcgaagggccaaatatactcatgtactttcgaaaatggtctaaaaatacctttcgttatactattgggctatatatacccttcccatcatactttggaataAATATACACTTATTTTagatggagtgccacgtgtcaACACCAGATGAAAATGACCCATTTCTTTTTATTTACCTGATCCGTTTTAAAAATCCCATcacccgatccgttttaaaattcagtttttaaaagcatatattttgtaaaaactggaattatttttgtaaaaactgaagaaaaaaaaaaagaaatttgcaaaatatatatttttaagtcttttcagtttttttaaagtatttgtttttgtaaaaactgaaaaaaaaaattaaaaaaatactttaaaaactgaaaaatatatattctgtaaaaactgggaaaaaaaagaatttgcaaaatatatatttttaagtctttttatttttttaaagtatttatttttgtaaaaactgaaaaaaaatattttttttaaaaatgctttaaaaactgaaaaatatatattctgtaaaaactgaaaaaaaaaaaggaatttgtaaaatatatatttttaagtcttttcagttttttaaagtattatttttgtaaaaactgaaaaaaaatatgttttttaaaaactgaaaaaaaaaagactctcctaaagtagtggactacatatgcattagttttaaaaaaaataaaaatattttgcaaatattttttttcagtttttacaaaaataatactttaaaaaactgaaaaaactgaaaaatatatattttccaaaatttttttttcagtttttacaaaaaaatctactttaaaaaaactgaaaagacttaaaaatatatattttgcaaattcttttttttttccagtttttacgaAAATaaattccagtttttacaaaatatatgctttaaaaaaactgaattttaaaacgggtcgggtaATGGGTTTTTAAAAATGGATCGGGTATAAAAAAGAAATGGAccgttttcatctggtgctgatacgtggcactccatccaaaataagggtatatttgttccaaaatatgacgggaagggtatatatagcccaatagtataacgagaggtatttttagaccattttcaaaagtacagaGGTATATTTGACCTTTTGCCGTAAATTAAATTAAACTAATAGTACCACTTTTAGTTGTGATAAACTGATAGTAACTTCAATCTTTTCACATGGTCCACAAAGGCAAATAGACCATTGTCACACTTAACAGAGTTTTAGAGTATACAGAATAAGTGCCATTGTCACACTTTATTATTCAATATGAGATTTTTCAACGTGAATATGTATCTACTCGGACTTGAACACCAGAGGAGAActgaaaaaaacaaaagaaagcaGTTTCGAAACTATGCTATTCATTGACTCAAAAGAGTTGGAAAATCTAAAGAAGCCTCTATTATGCTTAACTTGAGGCTCTTAGTTTTGACTTCTCATGGAGTTTTGGCGCAAATTCACCATTCGCATGTTGGTTCCAATTCCCTCATTGTTTACCTAGCTAGAGCATCAATAATTAGTAGAAATGACACCACGTAGTCACTCTAAAGAGATAAGAATTAGTCAGTGCGTTCTGGATTTTAGTTTTTCAGTTCAAATCTTTAGTACAAAAAATGTCCTGAAGTTatgatttttagtttaaaatttcaggacaaaaatAAGTATTGGCTAACTCCTAAATACAATGGTTACGTACCTCACATTTTGTTGAACCTAGCTAGGGGTGGCCCAAATTACAAATCCCAGTAGGAACTACTCTGGACTCGTCATGATAGGATTGTGCTGCCTCCATTTAAATCATTTGCACAAATTCAACAGTTGGACTTCCTTTCTCAACAGTCTCGTATCCTTTAGGTTTTCCCAATGGGATTCTTGGCCCAATACCTTTTAAATTCTCTTCAATTTAATGTACCGGCCTTCCACAATTCGAATAAAAGGTTTAAATCTCATCAGTGTATAGCATTCTCCTCCCCATtaaaatttttttaataaaaaaagaacaaaaaatactATCATTAAATAGATATTAAAGTGGTGAAATCATGCAAAGCCCGGGGATAAAAAAGAcgaaataaaaagaaataattattcgTAGTTAAGTTTTGATTAGAGGACTTGTGTGCCACAACAATAGAAATATTAATAATCATATGCTGCCACAAACTGTTCCTTTAACTGCTAAAATATTCGATAATTGATAATTACTTGATAAGATAAAGTATTGAGAACACATGGTTTAATTGAAGATTTGTAATTGAGACTTCAAGGACTTGAAACTGCACTAATCCAATAACACAAGGACCAAAAGTGCAACTCAAAATATAAACTCTTACCAGCAAATTGCAACACACACACAAAAAGATATAGTGCATTTTGGCACAACAGTTTTACTAAATCACTATAATTCACAATTAGGACAACAAATTAGACCTCAAATAGCATAAGGAAATTCACATTCCAATTGAGCTACTAGTCTACATTTCCATTGGAATTGAAACAACCCCATAACTTTGGAGCTCATATTTCCCTAAATAATACACCATGTTTAATCTTCCTCCTTAGCGAAAGAAGGGAATCAGAAGGTACTCCGCATAGAATAACTGCATTAGTGAAAAATACGAATATAATTAGGTTTTAAACTTATATTTAAGCTATTATgcaaaaagaaaaggagagaGTTACCTTCCATATAAACATATAAAAAGAAGTTACTGATATTTGACTTGTTATATCGACCGATCGGGCTTGAAATAAAAGAAAGCTAGCGAGTAAGAAATGCCCTAAAACCTGCATTACATGTTCATGTATAATTTTatgactttatatatatatatagttgatgTATCAAGGAaataaaaaagaagtaaaaaatgTAGACATACAGTGACAAGCCTGCTGAAAAGGGAAGAAGTAGTAGCTCCAATCACCATAGCAACTCCATATGCAGCTACAAGCATGCTAATACATAGCCAAAATACCTTTTTGTTTTGCATGAAAACAACACATTTTAATTAGATTTGTATAGTGATTagtaaaaaaaa
The DNA window shown above is from Nicotiana tomentosiformis chromosome 8, ASM39032v3, whole genome shotgun sequence and carries:
- the LOC104111195 gene encoding aspartate aminotransferase, chloroplastic codes for the protein MASTMFSLASAAPSASFSLQDNLKSKLKLGTTSQSAFFGKDFAKAKSNGRTTMAVSVNVSRFEGITMAPPDPILGVSEAFKADTNELKLNLGVGAYRTEDLQPYVLNVVKKAENLMLERGDNKEYLPIEGLAAFNKVTAELLFGADNPVIQQQRVATIQGLSGTGSLRIAAALIERYFPGSKVLISSPTWGNHKNIFNDARVPWSEYRYYDPKTVGLDFAGMIEDIKAAPEGSFILLHGCAHNPTGIDPTIEQWEKIADVIQEKNHIPFFDVAYQGFASGSLDEDASSVRLFAARGMELLVAQSYSKNLGLYGERIGAINVLCSSADAATRVKSQLKRLARPMYSNPPIHGARIVANVVGIPEFFDEWKQEMEMMAGRIKSVRQKLYDSLSAKDKSGKDWSYILKQIGMFSFTGLNKAQSENMTNKWHVYMTKDGRISLAGLSAAKCEYLADAIIDSYYNVS